DNA from Roseimicrobium sp. ORNL1:
GACGTCACGGAGGAGCGCCTGCTCACCGAGTCCATCGCCAGAGAGAGGGAGCGCATGCTGCTGGCCACCCAGGCAAGCAGTATCGGCGTCTGGGAGTACGACTTTCAGACTCGCCTGTTCATCTGGGATGAGAAGATGCACGCGCTGTACGATCCAGAGCCTGGCATTTTTGACTACACGCTGGAGGGATGGAGAAACATGATCCACCTGGAGGATGCTGAGCGCGTGATGCAGGAATGGCAGGCCAGTGTGGAAAAGGGCACCCAGTTTGAGTGTGAGTTCCGGGTGGAGCATCGCGCCGGCGAGATTCGGTCCATTCGTGCCCTGGCCCAGATTCTCTACAGCCCGGACGGCGCCCCAGTGCGTGCCGTGGGGACGAACTGGGATGTCACCGAGGAGAAGCAACCGGCTGCCAGTTCCAAGAAATCCCCTGCCTCCCCTGCCGCGCAACCCATCCCTGTGGGCAGCCTCACCGCCCGGAAGCTCGCCATGGTCCTCGCTTACATCGACCAGAATATCAGCGAGCCTCTGACACTGGAAATGATGGCCCAAGTGGCGAGCATCAGCGCTTCGCATTTTTCCGACCTCTTCCGGCAGTGCATGGGCCAGTCGCCGCACCAGTACCTCATGGCGCGCCGCGTGGAAAAGGCCAAGGACCTGCTGGCCAGCACGGACCATTCCATTGCGGAAGTGGCTGCAAGTGTGGGGTTTGCGGACCAGAGCCACCTCACCCGCCTCATGCGCCGCTTCACCGGTCTCACGCCCCGGATGCTGCGCGGAGCAGAGGTGCAATAGACGAAAGCGTCAGGGTTTTGTTCCAAAACTCCGTAAGTCCGTTCAAGAAATCAACAGGGGTACCAGCTAAGGTTCTACTCAGCGCGCTGCAAGGCGTGCGAAAAACCCCCACTCCCCCAATCTCCTAGGTGGCTCCCCCCAACACCCAGGATGAAACGGTGCCAGAGTCACAAAAGTGACAACGGCACGCTAGTCGCCGGGGACGCCCCACCTGTTACCACAGGCCCGGGGCGAGGCGCGTCTATCTATTGCGGGACGTCCACCTGACGCCTGTGGAATTCTGGTTGTGGCGAGCGCACATATTTGGAGAGCCACGGAGGGAAATGGCGCCGCAAGAAGCTGCACGAATCCGCAAACGTCTGTCCTCCGTGAGGATACGACACACATAGAATGTGAAACGAACTTTCCTTCAACCAACCCTTGAACATGGGAGCCCCCGATTGCGAAATCTTGAGTCGCTGCCCTGGCTTCACCAAGACACCAGATCTCACTGGCGGCTCAAAGACGATTTCATCAAGAGAGCCATATTCTCCGATCTTAGGTCCTTCGATGACTCCCCCCAAGAACAGCGCTGGATACGGGGATGTATTGATGACCTCCAACTCGAAGGTCGGACCTCCATGAGCTGCTGCGGAAAGCTTGTGAATGTCGATCTGGAAGGGGACTTTCTGACTCCATGCCAGGGTGAAATAGCCTGCAGGCAGGACTATGAGACAGATCAAGGAGGTCCACAGGAGGAGAGAGACTTTGGACGAGCGTGATGGTGGCGTCGTGTTGCTCATTCTGGTGATGGAATCTTCGAGGCAAAGCGACCCTGTTGTCGACGATCAAGATTCACCCTGCTCTTGTGCGGAATGTGACTGTTATCTGCTTGGATGAACAGCACAAGCGGGCCGTCGCCATCTCCCCGGACGAAGAAGGACGGCACAAACTGCTTTCCACCCGCCTTTTCCCTCCTAAGTTCGGGCGCTCGCCATCGAATCCGAAATCAACTGAATGAGCATCCAACGAGCGCTTCTCTCCGTGTCCGACAAGTCGGGTCTTGAGGACTTTGCCAAGGGCCTGACCAGCATGGGGGTGGAACTCCTCTCCAGCGGCGGTACCCACAAGTTCCTTTCCTCCAAGGGAATCCCTGTGAAGGAGGTGTCTGAGCACACCGGTTTCCCTGAACTGTTCGACGGCCGGGTGAAGACCCTGCACCCCAAGATTCACGGCGGTCTCCTGCAGCGTCGCGATCTGGAAGAGCACCAGCAGCAGGCCAAGAAGCACTCCATTCCACCCATCGACCTCGTGGTGGTGAACCTGTATCCCTTCGAGGAAACAGTCGCCAAGGACGGCGTCACGCTCGAGGAAGCCATTGAGAATATCGATATCGGCGGACCTTCCATGCTGCGCTCCGCGGCGAAGAACTACCAGGCCGTGACCGTGGTCACTGATCCTGCCGACTATCCCACCGTGCTGGCAGAAATGCAGGAGCGCAATGGCGACACCACCCTCTCCACCCGCGAGCGTCTTGCGCTGAAAGTTTTCCAGCGCACCGCTTCCTATGACTCGGCCATCGCGCGCTTCCTGAACAAGGAACAGGAAACCGCCAAGTCCTTCAGCGTTTCCCTGCCGCTCTACAGCGAACTGCGCAACGGTGACAACCCGCATCAGGGCGCCTCGCTCTATGGCAACTTCGGCGACTACTTCGTGAAGCTGCATGGCAAGGAACTGAGCTACACGAACGTGCTGGACATCGAGAGCGCCGCTGCGATTGCGCTCGAGTTCCGCCGTCCCACCGTGGCCATTCTCAAGCACACCAATCCCTGCGGCGTGGGCTGTGCGGATGAAGATCTGCGCGAAGCGTGGGAGAAGGCTTTTGAAACCGACAAGCAGGCTCCCTTCGGCGGCGTCATCGTCATCAATCGTCCCATGAACATGGCATTGGCCAAGGTCATCGGCGAAATCCACACGGACGTGATCATCGCTCCGGACTATGAGTCCGATGCACGCGCGCACCTTCAGAAGAAGAAGAATCTCCGCCTCATGCAGATGCTTCCGGGCGTGGAAGAAGCGCTGAGGCAGCCAGTCATCAAGTCCGCCCCTGGCGGTCTCATGGTGATGGACAGCGACTCCAAGGCGCTGGGCCTCGACGCGATCGAGAGCAAGGTGAAGACCGAGCGTCCGCCCACGAAGGAAGAAATTGAAGCCATGCGCTTTGCGTGGCGCGTGGTAAAGCATGTGAAGTCGAACGCGATTGTGTTCGCCTCGCATGATCGCACACTCGGCATCGGCGCCGGCCAGATGAGCCGCGTGGATTCCTGCCGCATCGCCATTTGGAAGGCGAAGGAAGCTGGACTTTCTCTTGAAGGAAGTGCCGTGGGCAGTGATGCCTTCTTCCCCTTCCCAGACGGCCTGATCTCCTGCGCGGAAGCAGGAGCCACCTGCGCCATCCAGCCGGGAGGTTCCGTGAAGGATCCGGAAGTCATCGCCGCTGCCAATGCGCATAAGATGGCCATGGTCTTCACCGGGTATCGTCACTTCAAGCACTAGACTAGGCTTCGCATCCACCCGCAGGGTCAGGACATGCTACATCTCGGAGTTAATATCGATCACGTGGCCACGCTGCGCCAGGCGCGGTATGCCACCATGCTGGATTCACCGAACGCGGAACCCGTGCTGCTCGACGCGGCACGGGAGTCCGAGGCGGCCGGTGCGCATAGTATCACCGTGCACCTTCGCGCCGACCGCCGGCACATCCAGGACGCGGATGTGTACCTGCTGAAGCGCGAGCTGAAGGTGAAGCTCAATCTGGAAATGGGGAACACACCGGAGATCCTGGACATCGCCCTGCAGGTGAAGCCGGACTTCGTGTGCCTCGTGCCGGAGAACCGCAAGGAGATCACCACCGAAGGTGGGCTTGATGTGCCATCGCATGCGGCCGCACTGAAGGAAACCACGACGCGTCTGAAAGCTGCGGGCATCCGCGTGAGCTTCTTCGTCGATCCGGTGCGCGACCACATGTACGCCTCCGCGGATTGCGGCGCGGACATGGTGGAATTGCACACCGGCACTTTCGCCAATGCCGTTGGCGCGGAGCGTCAGGCAGAGGTGGCGCGCCTGGTGGAAGCTGCGGCGCAGGCACATGACCTCGGTCTGCAGGTGAATGCCGGACACGGACTCACCACGAACAACGTACGCGACCTTTTCGCCGTGCCTCACCTTGCCGAACTCAACATCGGCCACTCCCTGGTATCACGAGCCATCACAGTCGGCTTGCGTGCCTCGATTGGCGAGATGCTCGCCGTGATGTCGGAGTACCCGGGCTGATTGGGCCTTCGGTCATGGAACCTTCATCCACCCCTGATCTGGTTTCCAGCAACGTGCGCCGTCCCGCGCTCGCCGTGGGGGTAGGCATCGACCTGGTGGAAGTGGAGCGGATCCACTCCCTGCTGGAGAAAAGTGGCGACCGCTTCAAGCAGCGTGTCTTCACGGAGGGAGAGATTCAATACTGCGACAATTGTGTCGAGTCCGCCATGCACTACGCCGCCCGTTTCGCGGCGAAGGAGGCCGTGGCCAAGGCGCTCGGCACCGGCTTTGCGGAAGGCGTCGGCTGGGCGGACATCGAGGTGCTGCGCGGGGGAAATGGGGCTCCCACGGTGGTGCTCCACGGCGGGGCTGCCCGGGTGGCGGCGCAGGCGGGTGTGACCCGCGTGCTGCTCAGTCTTACCCACACCCGTACCACGGCTGGCGCGAGCGCGTTGTTATTGAGCGACATCTAAGTCACCTGGGTGTTTCACTGGGTCGTATTTACTCGACCGGCTGCGGGTTTCCGCTAGGTTGGTGGGTAAATTTTCCGATCTTGATTTGCCCATGAGTGAATACTCCTTCCAGCCCCCCAGTCTCGATGAACTGGCAGCACTTTTGCCGGCCTACGAGATGATGGATTTCCTGGCGCAGGGCGGCATGGGGGCGGTGTACCTCGCCAAGCAGATCTCGCTGGATCGACTGGTGGCCATCAAGGTACTGCCCCCCTCTTGGGGCACGGAAAAGGGCTATGCCCAGCGTTTCCAGACGGAAGCCCGCGCCATGGCCAAGCTGCGGCACAACCACATCGTGGGTGTGTACGACTTCGGCATCACCACCGACGAGCATCTTTATCTCGTGATGGAGTACGTGGAAGGCCAGACCCTGCATGACATGATCCGCCTGCGCCGCCTCCCCGTGGCCAAGGTGCAGGACGTTGCCGTCCAATTGTGTGACGCCATCCAGTACGCGCACGAGCATGGCATCCTCCACCGTGACATCAAACCCGGGAACGTGATGGTGGACAAGCACGGCCACGTGAAAGTCATGGACTTCGGCCTGGCGCGCCGCGCAGAGGCGGCAATCGAGGAGGAATCCCTTGGTACTCCAGAGTACACCGCCCCGGAAATCCTGGTCACCGGCGCGCTCATCGACCACCGCGCGGACATCTATGCGCTGGGCATTGTGTTCCAGCAGATGCTTACCGGAGTGGTTCCACGCCAGCCACGCGAGCCTCTCGCGGAGCATGGCGTTTTTGATCCGGCCTGGGAGCCCCTCATCTCCAAGGCAGCAGCGACCAATGCCGGCGCGCGCTTCCAGACCATGCGCGACCTGAAGGAAGCCGTGGCAAACGTCGGCAGGCCCTCAGCTGCCGCCCGATCCGTGCCCGGAGTGAAGCGCGTGACGGGCCCCGGTCATGGGCCACACAGTCCCGCCTACCATCCCACGCCTGCGCCGAAAGCCAGCACGCCGATCATGCCCATGGTCGTCATTCTGGTGCTCATTGGCGTCGGGATCTTCTGGTGGCTGAAAAATCGCGACGAGCTGGGAGCGGGGGATGGTACATCGAAGTCCGGACAAAGCACCGCGAGTGTGCCCTCGACGGGTGGTGGCAACAATGCCGGTGGCAGTGGTGCTTCTTCCTCAGACGCGACGCCTGCGGGTGGCACCACCGTCGCAGGTGGAGGCGCAACAACACCGGCAGGAACTCCCGCCGAGGCCTACCAATTGCCGAAGGACATCCCTGCGGGGCATGTGTACAAATTCCAGGACGGTCACAAGGACATCGTGAATGACGTGGTCCTGTTCCCCGATCTGCATCGCGTGGCCACCGCGAGCACCGATGGCACCATCGGCATCTGGGACCTCCACAAGGCCAAGCGCCTGCAGACGCTTGGGCCGGTGCCCGGAGCGGTGTTGAAGATCGCCGTTTCACCCAATGGAAAGTATCTCGCCGCCGGTGGTGACAACTACAAGGTGCTCCTCTGGAAGCTCGAGGATCTCCAGAGCGAGCCCACAAAGTCGCTGGATCTGAAAGTCCGCACGGTCACCAATCTCGAATTCTCCAAAGATGGTTCGACCGTGTTGGTGGGCACGTCAGATGGTCAGCAGCCCCTTGTCGCCTGGGCTTGGGAAACAGGAGCTGAGGAACCTATTCCAGGATTCCGCGGGCAGGTGTTGGGGCTTCAGCTGTTTCCCGGTTCTGAAACCGGCTTTGTGGCCGGTGGCACCCGCAGGGAGAATGAACGCTGGGTGTATGATGTCTGGTTTGGTGATGCGGCGCGCCGGTCGCTGGTGAAGGAATTCCCCAAGCCGCCCCAAGGAGCCTACCGCCTGCGCATTGCTCCGGACGGGAAGACCATTCTCAGCATGGGCGGAGGAAGATTCCAGGTGTGGGATCTGGACGCGGGCACGAGGATTTCACGCCAGCAGGGCGGACCGCTGAGCTTCTACCGGTGTGAGTTCCTCGATGGTGGACGGCTTGTGGTTGGCGGCGGACAGGACAGGGCGCTGCATATCTTTGAATCCGTCACCGGTACAGAGGTGTGGAAGAGCGATCCACATGACACACGCTGCGCGAATGCGTTTGTGGTCAGCCCGGATGGTTCGTTCCTTGTCTCCGCTGGCGGATTCGGCTTTGGCAATCCTGTGGAGAAAGACGGCGACTATGCCCTCCACGTTTGGAAATTGCCGGATCTCTCCACTCTGAAAACCGAAGGCGCTGCCGGTGCCCTCGCCAAGCGTGATGTGTTGGGGCTGGAGACGGTGGACCCCGAACTGTGGAATCTGCTCGGCACTCTGCACCAGGAGTGGCAGGAGGCCCTGGCCGCCAAGGGAGACGATAGCAATCGAAAGGAGCTGGATGAAAAGTACCTCGGCGCACTCAGGCGCGAAGTCGCGGCTGCCACTCCGGCGGAGAAAGAGCATTTCCTGAGTGAGATCTCCCGTGTGGCCAACAATGGCCCCGTGCCCTCGCAGCGCCCGGCCACCTGGCCGGTTTCGCTGACGCGCCTCCACGATATCTATGTGCAACAGCTCGCTCTGTTGCCTCAGCAAACACAGGAAACCAAGACCACGCTGATTTCCACGCAGAGGGGGAAGCTGGCTGCCCTTGAGCAACAGCGGACCGGCCAGAACAACGTCACCGGCGCGGAGCGCGTTCGTATCGTCATGCAGACCCTGCAGACGCTTGGCGGGGAGCCGGACAGAAACAAGATTCTGCAGTCCCTGAGGAACAGTGCGTCTCAGACCAGTGGCAGCACTGCGTCAACCACACCAACCACCGGCGGGTCTGGCTCTGCCACATCGTCCCCGTCGACCATTCAGCCTGTCGGCATGACTGCGCCTCCCATGACCGGTCCCTCGGTCCTGCGCCGGCCTGTCCGCGCCGGCCGAGTGGCAGTGTGGAAGCGCTCCTCACGCACGGATGAAAACGCCAACATGCAGTGGGCTGACACATCGCCGCAGATCGCGGATGCGGTGAGTGTCTCCGCAGGCATGAATCACGCGCTTGTCCTGCGTGCGGATGGAACCGTCGCCGCCCTGGGCAAGAAGAACTCCACCACACAGGCCACCGTGCCTTCCGGCCTGGATCGCGTGGTCGCGGTGGCCGCAGGAAATCGCTATGACATCGCCCTGCGCGAAGACGGCTCCACGGTCGTTTGGAGTACTGGAGGAGTGTATCCCTTGGAGGGGATTCGTCCTGCCGTGGCGGTGCATGCAGGTCCAGGGTGGGGATATGCGCGGCATGCGGATGGCAGCCTTACCCGCCTGCCCACAGGAAACATTGGAAATGCCACAGCCTACAGCGAGCCGCCTCCCGGTCTCGGTGCCGTGGTGGATATCGCCGTTGGTACCGATGCGTGCATCGCGCTGCTCCCGGACGGTTCCCTGGCCAGCTGGGGCAGTGCCAACCGGGCTGGGGGAATGGCGACCATTCCGGAGGGCAAAGGCTCGGGCATCGTTGCCATTACCTGCAACAATTGGGATGCCGCTGTCCTCCGTCGAGACGGTGAGATGGCGGTGTGGGGTGCGTATCCCAACTCTCCACCGAGCTACAGCCCCAAACGTTTCCCCGGCGCAGATCGCGTGGTGCGTGCGCTTCCCTCGGGTGCCTTTGCGGTGCATTTCCCAGGCGATCGCTGGATGATCTGCAACTCCGCCGGCGGGGAGATCATCGATGCCAGCACGGCAGAACCTCTTGCCAGCGGCTGCTTCGATCTTGGCGTCACCTCGCTCTATTGCGTGGGCATCAAGCCCTGACCCTGAATTGTAAGGACGAACCCCTTCGTGACGGAAGCGAGAGGGGAAAAGGATTAATTTCGCCGTTGCCGTGGGGCTCGCGTGCGTCAAGGTGCGGCCATGACTCCCGAGGAACTTGATACACTGGCCACGGACGTGGTGCAGCGTGCGCCTTATGAAGCCGCCGAATTGCTGGAGGCGCAGAAGGATGAGGACGCCATCGCCATCCTGGAGATCATCAATCCACTCGTGGGCCAGCAGATTCTCCGTGAGCTGGACGATCGCCGTCGCAGCGAACTCATCGCCGCCGCACCGGTGGACAAGGCGCGTCAGTGGATGCGAAACCAGGAGTATCCTGAAGACAGCGTGGGCTGGCTCATGGAGCCGCCGGTCGCGGTGTTCCGCCCGCACATGACCGTGCGCGAGACCATCGAGGCCATGCGCAAGCTCACCAAGAAGGCCTTCATCACCTACGGCTATGTGGCGGATGAATCCAACAAGCTCGTGGGTGTGCTCGTCTTCCGCGATCTCATGCTCGCCTCGCCCGACAAGAAGCTCAGCGATGTGATGTACTCAAACATCTTCTGGCTCAAGCCGGAGATGGCGCTCACGGATGCGATGAAGAGCACGCTGAACCGGCACTTCCCCGTGTACCCGGTGTGTGATGAGGAAGGTCATCTACTGGGTCTCGTGCGCGGGCAGTCGCTCTTTGAAGCGCGCGCTATCGAACTCTCCGCGCAGCCCGGTACCATGGTGGGTGTGCATGAAGAGGAACGCCTCGCCACTCCGGTGAAGCGCAGTTTCTGGATGCGCCATCCCTGGCTGCAGTTCAACCTGCTGACGGCTTTCATCGCCGGCGCGGTGGTGGGTTTGTTTGAGGGCACGCTGGATCGCGTGGTCATTCTCGCGGCTTTCCTGCCCATCCTTGCCGGGCAGAGCGGCAATACCGGATGTCAGGCGCTCGCCGTCACCTTGCGTGGTCTCACTCTGGGTGACTTGAAAACTGGTGAGGAGCGCAAGCTGTTCTTCAAGGAGGCGATGCTGGGCCTTGCGAATGGTGCCATCGTGGGCCTCGTCGCGGCCATCGGTATGTTCGTGTATGCGAAGATGCAAAACAACCCCGCCGCCTTGATGCTCGGTGTGGTGGTGTGGTTCTCCATGGTATCGAGCTGCGTGGTCAGTGGCCTCGCCGGTGCGACCATCCCTCTCATCCTCCGCAAGTTCGGTTTCGACCCCGCTACTGCTTCCAGCATCTTCCTCACTACGGCTACCGACGTGGTGAGCATGGGGACTTTCCTCGGGCTGGCGACGATCTTAATCTAACGTAGCTCGCGAGTCCCTTCGCGAGTGTATTTCACGCTGCAGAAATCTCGCGAAGGGACTCGCAAGCTACGTTGTTCCGCCTCCAGAAAGTAGTCCGCCGAGCCTCGGCGGTCAGGAGGGCAGACATCCCAGCTAGAACCATCTTTGCTGATACAGAGACGGTGTGCAGTGAAGCTCTCGTCTACGAGACGCTGGCGAATTCAGCGGACACGCCCACCCACCGCCGAAGCTCGGCGGACTACTTTCTCATCTCCCTCACCACCTTCAGCACATCCGCCGCCTGCTCAGCCGTGGACGCCTTCGCGTCATGCCAGATCACTTTCCCATCCTTGATCAAAAACGCCTGACGTGAAGCGAGGCCAATCAACGGAATCTTCTTCACCTTAAATGCTTCGAGCACCTTCCCATCCGGATCCGCCAGGATGGTGAACGGCAACTTCTTGTTCTCCACAAACTTCTTCTGCGCGGCCACATCATCCGTGCTCACGCCGAAGACCTTGATGCCCTCCTTCGTGAGGTCTTCATACGCATCCCTCAGGCTGCAGGCCTGTGCCGTGCAACCCGGTGTGCCGGACTTCGGGTAGAAATACACCAGAGTCAGCCCCTTCGCATACGCCTCCTCCAGCTTCACCGCGTTTCCATCCTGGTCCTTCGCCTCCACCTTGGGTGCCTCATACGGCTCCACGAGTTTTCCTTCGGAAGCAGAGGCGAAAAACGAACCAAACAAGCTCATGGCGGCGATCAGGATGAAGAGTTTCATTGTTAGCAGCACGATCCAGTACGTCTGCGAACGCTTCGCTGGCGGTTGCATATGCTGGTGCTGAACACGGTCGTTCACCATCACGCCAAAATCCCCTTCACCACATGCGCTTCCTCCACGCCTGTGAGGCGCTGATCCAGTCCCTGGAACTTGTAGGTGAAGCGTGAGTGCTCGATGCCCATGAGGTGCAGGATGGTGGCGTTCAGATCATTGATGTGCACCGGGTCCTTCGCGATGTTGTAACTGAAGTCATCCGTCTCGCCGTACACGGTACCGCCCTTCACGCCCGCACCTGCCATCCACATGCAGAAGTTCCGCGGATGGTGGTCGCGTCCGTAGTTGTCTTTGGTGAGCGTGCCTTGGGAGTACACGGTGCGTCCGAATTCACCCCCCCACACCACGAGGGTATCCTCCAACAGACCACGCTGCTTAAGATCCTTCACCAGTGCGGCGCAGGCCTGTTCGGTGTCCATGCACTGGGCTTTGATATTCTTCGGCAGGCCGCTGTGCTGATCCCAGCCGCGATGCAGAATCTGCACTACACGCGTGCCGCGTTCTACGAGACGGCGGGCAAGCAGCGCGCTGGAAGCGAAGGAGCCCATGCGCTTCACATCGGGGCCGTACATATTGAGTGTGGCTTCGCTTTCATCGCTCAAGTCCGTGAGCCCCGGCACGCTGGTCTGCATGCGGAAAGCCATCTCATACTGCGCGATGCGCGTCTGGATTTCCGGATCCCCGAAGCGCTCAAAGTTACGCTGGTTCAGCTTGTTCAACGCATTCAGCATGGTGCGGCGATCACTGCCATCCACACCAGGAGGATTCTTGATGAAGAGCACCGGATCACCCTGGCCACGCAACGCCACTCCATTGAAGCTGGTGGGCAGGAAACCACTGCTCCACATGCGGGTGAAGAGCGCCTGCGCATTGCCTGTGGCCGGGAAAGTGGGGGTGAAGACCACGAATGCCGGCAGGTCATTACTCACACTGCCGAGGCCATAGCTGATCCACGAGCCGATGCTCGGCTTGCCGGGCACTTCGCTGCCGGTCATCACGAACGTACACGCGGGGTCGTGATTGATGGCGCTGGTGTGCACCGTGCGCACCATAGCGATGTCATCCGCGATGTGCTGGATGTTTGGCACCAGTTCGCTCATCCACATGCCGCTCTTCCCGCATTGCGAAAAGTTGAACATGCTGGGCGCGACCGGCAGCCTCGACTGGCCACTGGTCATGGTGGTGATGCGCTGGCCGTTGCGCACGCTCTCCGGCAGATCCTTGTCGAAATACTTCTGCAACTGCGGCTTGTAGTCGAACAGATCGAGCTGCGAAGGCGCACCGTTCATGTGCAGGTAGATGAGCCGCTTTGCTTTTGGCGCGAAATGCGGGAAGCCCGGCAACGGCTGATTCACCTGGGAAGATGCGGGCGTGGTCGCCGCGCCCAGCATGCGCTCACCCATCAGCGTGCTCAACGCGAGTCCACCCAGACGAAGTCCGGCGCCCTGGAAGAACTGGCGGCGGGTCTGGGAGAGGTGGAAGTCGAGGGCGGTATTCATGAATGAAGTTTTCAATGTTCAGTTCTTCGTCACCGTCTCATCCAGATTCAGCAGCAGGTTCGCTACCATGGTGTAGGCCGCGAGTTCGCTGAAATTCAGCTTCTCATCCCGCTTGCTTTCGCCGTAGGTAACCGACTGCAGTGCAGCTTCAGGGTTGGTGTAATACTTCGTGAGATGCTGAATCAGTGCATCCTGCACCAGCGATAGTTCTTCCGCAGAAGGCCTGCGTGAGGTGGTGATGCGCCACGCCCAGGTGATGCGCTCACTCGGGGTGCTGCCGCCTTCCTTCAGCATGCGCTGGGCGAACTGTCTCGCGGCTTCGAAGTGCTGCACGTCATTCATGAGCTGCAGCGCCTGCAGCGGCGTATTGCTGCGCTCGCGGCGCGTGCAGGATTGCTCGCGGTTGGGCGCATCGAACGTGGTCATGAAGGGCGGGGGAGCGGTGCGCTTCAGGAAGGTGTAGAGACTGCGGCGGTACAGCGCATTGCCACTGTCCTGCTTGTACTCACGCGTGTTGCTGCCGCCGAAGCCCACGGGCTCCCAGATGTTCGGCGGTTGATAGGGCTTCACGCCTTTGCCACCCATGGTGGGATCCATGAGGCCGCTGACGTAGAGGGCATTGTCCCGCAGAATTTCCGCATCAAGGCGGAAGCGAGGACCGCGTGCGTAGAGGCGGTTCTCCGGGTCCTTCGCCAGCAGGGCCGGCGTCACCTTCGTGCTCTGCTTGTAGGTGGAACTGCACACGAGTGTCTTCACCAGTGCCTTCACATCCCAGCCGCTCTCCATGAAGGTGACGGAGAGCCAATCGAGCAGTTCCGGGTGGCTTGGCGGCTCGCCCTGGGAGCCGAAATCCGCACTCGTCTTCACCAGTCCGATGCCGAAGAACTGCTGCCAGAAACGATTCACCGTGACGCGTGAGGTCAGCGGATGCTCACGGCTCACCAGCCAGTTGGCCAGGTCCAGGCGGTTGTAGTCGCCGGTTTCCTTCTTCGCCAGTGGCGGCAGCACCGCAGGCACGCCCCGGCTTACTTTGTCCCCAGGCTTGTCATATTGACCGCGCTGCATCACGAAAGTCTCGCGAGGTGTCTCCATGTCGCGCATCACGAAGGTGATGGGCACCGTGGCCTCCACCTGCTTCTTCTCGGCTTCGATGGGAGCCTTCTCCGCCAGCATGGGAGCCATGAGATCCTGGGCGCCCAAGTAGAGATTCCCCAGCCAGAATTCTCGAATACGCTTAACTTCGGCTTCGCTCCACTCCGCGCGCTTCTTGCCACGCACGATGTTGCGCAGGTCCTCCGGCAGCGCTTCCACACGACGTCCCTGATTCTGATTCGACCACACTTCGAAGGACCAAGCTGGATCCTTCGCGGGCTCCACGCGCGACTTCACACCGAGTTTGTCCCAGTACACCGTGCCGTCGAACTGGGTGAAGGCATACCCATTGATCTTGGTCCCCGGTTTCAGGCCCAGACGGTCTGCCACGATCTCCAGCTTCACCCATTTTCCAACCTCAGGCAGCGCACCCATGGAAACC
Protein-coding regions in this window:
- a CDS encoding magnesium transporter, whose product is MTPEELDTLATDVVQRAPYEAAELLEAQKDEDAIAILEIINPLVGQQILRELDDRRRSELIAAAPVDKARQWMRNQEYPEDSVGWLMEPPVAVFRPHMTVRETIEAMRKLTKKAFITYGYVADESNKLVGVLVFRDLMLASPDKKLSDVMYSNIFWLKPEMALTDAMKSTLNRHFPVYPVCDEEGHLLGLVRGQSLFEARAIELSAQPGTMVGVHEEERLATPVKRSFWMRHPWLQFNLLTAFIAGAVVGLFEGTLDRVVILAAFLPILAGQSGNTGCQALAVTLRGLTLGDLKTGEERKLFFKEAMLGLANGAIVGLVAAIGMFVYAKMQNNPAALMLGVVVWFSMVSSCVVSGLAGATIPLILRKFGFDPATASSIFLTTATDVVSMGTFLGLATILI
- a CDS encoding peroxiredoxin — translated: MKLFILIAAMSLFGSFFASASEGKLVEPYEAPKVEAKDQDGNAVKLEEAYAKGLTLVYFYPKSGTPGCTAQACSLRDAYEDLTKEGIKVFGVSTDDVAAQKKFVENKKLPFTILADPDGKVLEAFKVKKIPLIGLASRQAFLIKDGKVIWHDAKASTAEQAADVLKVVREMRK
- a CDS encoding DUF1501 domain-containing protein, which produces MNTALDFHLSQTRRQFFQGAGLRLGGLALSTLMGERMLGAATTPASSQVNQPLPGFPHFAPKAKRLIYLHMNGAPSQLDLFDYKPQLQKYFDKDLPESVRNGQRITTMTSGQSRLPVAPSMFNFSQCGKSGMWMSELVPNIQHIADDIAMVRTVHTSAINHDPACTFVMTGSEVPGKPSIGSWISYGLGSVSNDLPAFVVFTPTFPATGNAQALFTRMWSSGFLPTSFNGVALRGQGDPVLFIKNPPGVDGSDRRTMLNALNKLNQRNFERFGDPEIQTRIAQYEMAFRMQTSVPGLTDLSDESEATLNMYGPDVKRMGSFASSALLARRLVERGTRVVQILHRGWDQHSGLPKNIKAQCMDTEQACAALVKDLKQRGLLEDTLVVWGGEFGRTVYSQGTLTKDNYGRDHHPRNFCMWMAGAGVKGGTVYGETDDFSYNIAKDPVHINDLNATILHLMGIEHSRFTYKFQGLDQRLTGVEEAHVVKGILA